In the Melanotaenia boesemani isolate fMelBoe1 chromosome 14, fMelBoe1.pri, whole genome shotgun sequence genome, agcatgcagaggatgaggaataaggagtgatctgtgaggagtggtgagtgagatcaagCTAATACGACCATGCCTcgacggaggctagaggcagaccagggcagcccagagacctgggccatcagcagcaacccCGTAGCACAAACCCAAGCTACCCCTTGCTGAAGAAGACCCCAGTCCCACCtggagggtggcagaggagagccccaacCAGATCCCCCCGCGGTCTTTGGGCagaggccccagtgggccaagatggGCAGCAGCACCCGCCAGGGaccagccatccagggcggACCAAGAgaagggtccagggccccaagagcccagaggtAGCTCCCTCCATACTCTGGGTCCCAGGgaggcaaccagacaccagggcatgcactaACCCACCCCATGgtagcacatccgggcaggcccagaccccggCACATACAGACCCCACCACCtcaaaggggggggggggggggggggggggggggggcggcaCCAGAccccagaacccccacccagcctGCCCGAGAATAACCCGGCCCAAGGCCGATGCCCACCAACCTAGGCACCACCAGTGGTCTCACCCCCCACCATGAGGTGACCCCAACTGCTGGATCCCACAGCCCCTGACAAGGCCAGACCAAGAACCACCCCCATCGCAGAACAGCCTAGTATTGCACCACGTGAAACCACCAAGGATTCGCAACCACTAGTCGCACCCCgccattttccaacccccaaagcgacgaggtcacagtcctccacctactctaagtgatggagctaatcacaggggaccagagggaatgagattcagctaactGGTTTTTTAAAGAGGCAGAcgttgtctcactactgatgtggtctactaagagattcctaaactgctgaatacacagattgtttttggttttccagtttacAAGTTCTTAAGTAAACCTTTGCCAGATCTGGAACAAGGTTTTTATCACCAATTCTATCCCTCTGGGTCCAGTCATTTCAGTTGTTcctgtatttttcattttgcaacCCAGATGCCAGCAAtgactaaataataataatcatttgaAAGATACAAGGTGCCTCCTGTCTAGACTGTTCATCATATCTAATCACAGCTGTCATCACTTTTCTGTACACTCACTGATGACTGCAGTAGACAAACAACATTGTGACATTACACGGGGAGGGCAGTGCTGTTTTACTTGACCATTTGTCAGCATGATGATTCATGCCCCTGCCACCTCATGGTCAAACAATGTTTGTAAACCGAGTTAAATCAGGCATGTTTCATAAAACTATTGACACCCCCTAATTGTCTCTCCTGTTACTGGAAATGTGTAAACATTTCTCCTTTGGATAACTGCCAGCTACTGCCAGACAACATTCTCagctctttaaataattctttttaGTTTGCTCTGATCCTCATGGAGACTTTACTTTTGATTTTCAGTGCATATCATCCTGTCCCAGGCATTTTATCCAGAATGTGATGGCTGGTACTAGCTTTCTGAGGAACCAGAGCACAGTTATTCTTCAGTGCCTTTGGAAAGAAAATATAGGGCTCGTTGTTCAAACATAATCTGATCAGATTTTAGTTATcagattggatcaaatcttgaaaatgggttgtccAAAAGGTAAGGAAGAATTCTAAAATCAGATTGGATTATGTAATCCAATCCTAGTTGTGATCTAGAGCCTTCAGTTTTGAGTAGGATTTGGACAACTTTGatccaagaaaacaggattatcctgatcccaagaGGGGGGTTGAATTTCAAGGTggatttcaggaaaaaaaatgtggtaaaacctccaatttaataaataatagtatCTTTTTAGTCAGTCCATATGCTTATATTTTGCACTTGACTTGCTTAACCGTTATAGTGATGATAGGTATAGACTACCTATTAAGTCTGTCAGCATAGTACAGTAGAAATAATATCATAACATGATCTTGTCCCAATGaaataaacccccaaacaaacttcaataaaaaacacaaataaaataatctattttcctGTAATTCATCACTGAATAATCAGATAAGAACctgtcaaaaataatttctaacaATTGCATCCCTCACTACACATCCAGTCCCTCATTCTGAAAGAGTGCCAAAGGTTAGTCCGGTTCCTCACCATGGGGCTCAGGTGCTTAATTAACattgtcacagagagggacatCACACCTTTTTCATGTAAGACGTTTCTAAAATATCCACAATGTAGCTGTTAAcgaatttgttttatatttgttgtgactcagatgagaaatcataaaattattaacagaagtggatgtttatgatttttgtgttttgtctcaAGATGAAAAACACTTAAAGTAACCCCATATTGGCTTCTTTACATAGCTGGTAGCCCACATCGTTTTAAATTCTAGTTATCCGAATTTGGTTCTTGAAAACCTTAATTCTAGATTAGGATGATCCAATCCAATGCTGCTTTAAACAACCGAGTTAAAAGTAAGATGGATTACGTGATCTTCCACTGTGAAAAATGGGATTTCCAAATTCAGATAGCCTTTATCTGAATTAAATCTTTTGAACAACTGGCCCATACCGATCATTGAGAAGCCATGTGTTTGATGATGCTTTAACAAATCTTATCACATTTGTCCGTCTGtgtcttcttttgtttgctCTGATCTACGTGGAGCATGAATTTGCCCTGTTAGGGGGCATCTGTTCATATCATAATCAGTTTCATTAATTCATCATATCTTGACTCAAATGAAGAAAAGATGCCCCTCTTCATAACTTTCACATAACACAAAGTTTAGTATGTTTAGTTTGTTATCATCTATTGTACACTGATGCCCTCTACTGGCCAGAGCACCTCACTTactatctttttatttatggcTCAAACTTTGACTTTAAATGTGCAGAAGGTTTCTGgatgagaagaaagaaagaaagaattagAAAAGACGTGTGAAAATTCAGACCATTTGAACCAGAATCTACCCACctggaaacaagaaaaaaaaaatccctattgattaagaaagaaacagagaaaatccagcttttgaattcagatttttgttcttattttcagAGATTTTACATCATGCTTGCtgtttgtgtaaaaacaaaaaacttggtGGTTATTATATGATACTTGTTCCAAACCCTTTCTTTCGATTGACAGTCATTCTTgtcatattatatatatttcatgCATGATATATAAAGTTTGTGTGTAGCTTTAGCTTTATTCCACAGATTACAGATCACAGATTacactacacactggtttaagTCTCGGCTTGGAAGGGGTTCAAACAGGGGCCTTTCTgtttggagtttgcatgttctccccacaTGGGTCCTCTCCGAGCattccagcttcctcccaccatgcaaaaacatgcatgttagattaactGATCATTCTAAATTGACCttaggagtgaatgtgagcgTGAATGTTTGTCACTCTGTGTTGGCGTTGCaatagactggcgacctgtccagtaAACCCTGCCTCTCTCCTGCTAAtcttaggctccagcttccatgtgaccctgaattgggaaaAGCAGTATAGAAAAAGGAGAAATTACAGTACTTTCAATAAactattaattttcttttttttttatctttatcatgACAAATTCACACTCAGCAACAAATCGAGCATTTAGTAAAAGAAATTGTCCAGTGAAGTGACATTCAGCACAACATGGGCTGATCCTGTCTTGCAGGTGCCGTCCCTCAACAGCAGCTCTGATTAGCCAGATCAACTGAAGAAGAGGAGCAAAATCTCATCATAAGGTGTCATTCTAGTTTATTTAGTGACCAGAAATCTAATGTCAAAGAGTAGAGGTGATCTATCATTGGTCTCAGCTTTCAGAGCACTCTGGGCTCTGAGAGCTGATTGAATATCAGAATATGTTTCATATTTTGATTTCTAAACAATAAACAGATTGAAATCACTATTCAAAAGTAAATTTGCATTTAATGGCTGCCTGAAATACAAGAAAATGTAATCGTTCTTGTCTGTTTGCACTAATACTATACCCTCACACCTTTATATGTGCTGCAATAGGCCCCTTGGAGTACCCTGGGCAAAGTGTGTGCATCTGTCTTGGTACTGCAGCAGCATGAAGCCAATTATAGCAGTTAAAAGACAGAGGGTTTGTGGCCGGTGGTTGGCATGAGGGGTGCAATAAATAACCGACTGTTGACAGGAAACTGTTTGGCTACCATCAGAATAATAATGAGGTTATTGCTACCTGCTGTGACCGTATgatcactgattttttttttgtctcatccCATCCAGTGCTGCTGGCAGCCATATATGCATGCCAATtgcagacacactcacacacaagaAGGGAAAAGGTGACCGGCTTGGCTTCTTTCCTGATATTTAAGTCTGTTTTTCCATCCCTTCATCTACCTAAAGATACAAGGAAATGCATTATGATATCGTAGTCCCTACAGCAGAGTGCTGATCCTCTTAACACATGAGCATGCACATATGCGCATGCCAGCAGATACAGACACAAAGGGactcacagaaacacacacacaggtattCTATGCTGCACACTTCTTTAGCTCTGGTTGGCTGTAGCACACTATGGTGACAGACAGTTAGATTGTTCCTGATCACTGACTTGCGCTCTCGGCTCTGCAAGGTCTGATTTCATAGTGGGAAATATGAGATGGGTACGGGGGAGGGTTCATGGCAGGGGCAAGGAGGCACTCCATACAGTGGGGCTTCATATCTTGGTGTCACCCTGGGCATTCTCCCCTGACACAGCTTTCAGCCCCTCCATTGTCTGAAGCTTCCCCTCCCTCCCTGGGTTTTCTCAACCTCCCATCCCAGGTTTGGTACATTCCAGCTGGGCACAGCGCCTGGGTGGTCCCCCCTTCTCCTCCGCCCCAGTCTTCTTTGACTGGAGGAaggaaaaggcagaaaaatgcGAGAAGCACAATGTGAGCGTTGATGAAGGCGGCATGGATGTGATGCTTACCTGCCACTGACCCATACGGCTGTCATAGCCCAACATTTTACAATCTGATGATCCATCCAGCAGCCAGGGGAAGATGTCTCTCTGACCTGTCACCTAGATGGGACTGATAAGGGCTGAGGATGGACTGACCTCTATCTAAACCTCAGTCTGAATAGTCCATCTTCTCACCAAGAAATTAGCCTGAGCCTACTCACTTCACAGattcatatttattattttcatcactcttcattcaaaaaagaaaaaaagaaaaaaagaatcataCACGCATTgagaataaatacaaatacacaccCAAAGAGCTATTTACATGAGTAGATGCAATTAAATTCTCATAATCTAGAGAGATTTAACAGTAGGCATGCACAAATTAAACCCTTTTAAGAGCTTGTGCTGTACAGAGGGACAAGAACACAATAGAGGCAGTACTGTAACAATTATTTGTTAGGAGGTGAATATGGTATATTGCACCACAGTATACTCCTGTCCATTTCCCATAGTTTACATCCACTTAATTAAATGCCCATACACTTTGGAGAAGAAAGATGTATCCAGAGTGCTTTGCAGAGTGAGAGAGATGCACAGCTTCTCACTGAGTCAGATCTCCATCCTCAGGAGGTGAAGTATGAGTCTTGCATGGAGTAGAGGCGGTCAATGGGAGTGAGTGGAGAGGAGTCACCAAGAGAGAGGCAGTCGCTGTCAGCTACATGACAGAGAAGGTCACCATCCATGCTCCCATATATGTTCCCACCTTTAAAACCTGCAAAATTCATGTCATTGATCATTGTCAGTTGTGTTGTACTTCAGATTTTATACACAAAGTTGAATTTATTCAACATTAGGAGTACAGCTTTGTTTTAGTCCTGtctggtttgtgtttttaagattAAAATGTTCTAATCCTGTTTTTAAGGAGTGAGATGTGGGATCTGGTGTTTCTGAGCTTGATCCACACAGAAACCTAATGAATCACAATGTCCCAGCCACTGTTTTACTAATTTGGCTTTAATCAGTTTGGATTAAATCTGTGTGTAGTAGCTGTTGATGTAAAGCAGAGACATtagtaagaaaaagaaaaaaaatacacaaacagtgcatttttactacattttcctgacatttttatatggtatttttattttcaatatatttgtttttttgtttttttgtgttggaCAGTTGGaatgaaagtttttttattatcattattttttattattattattttaagtcattttctatttatatttaagtgttttttagAACCACACCTCCCTATTTCTCAgtggaagatttttttctgacctCACACAAAAAAGAGAAGTTAAACCAGTTTTAGAGTGGAAGAgtaatccaaaacaaaaaatagtcATAATGCAGAGATGAAATTTACCACTtccataaattacattttcattgcaGTAAAACAGTGCAAGTTACTCACAAttctttacttattttgtttttattttacagatcacaaaataataattctgcATTGTAGCTTTACTGCAGTCAAGTCCTTTACCGTAAGGATGCATGTGGTCCCCTGGCATCTGAGGTGGGGTCAGCCCCTGTCTGAAGGGGTCTGTGTCCCAGTCCTGCTGCTCCAGTGTGGTAAGTcccatctgctgctgctgagtaTGAACATGAGACTGTGCGAGGCGCTTCATCTCAGAGGTCAAACTACCACGGGAGGGCGCTGTGAAGCACAGAACAAACAGGAGATCTCACTTCAAGTTGTCCAATACTGATGAGCTTTTGTtcaatttttgttgctgttaatTATTTAGCCTCTTTTGGGGCTCTGTTAACTCACATGCTAGACTTCATACAAGTCTTTTATGTCAAAATCTCCTGCATTTCTTGTGACTTAGATGATTTTCTGCTGCAAATTCCCACACCTCTGAATTTTGAGTCAAAGTTAACctcttttattgcattttttttcctggaaaaacTACTTTTTGCCACTGTGGAACTGCCATATCTTAAAACAGAGCACACGCAAAGAGTCACaattaataacattattaataCCTGTGTGAAGTGAAGGATGTTCACACTGCTCCTGAGTCTggtgctgctcctgctgctgctgctgcctcctggCCAACTTCTTCATCTAAACAACATGTATCACCACAAATTAAAATGCTGTGTCTGTATATCAtatcagttaattaaaaaaaaagaagaagaagaatcctCATAGTCTCTCTGCCACCCAGGCATGTGAGTATGTTCACTCAATTGCAAAGTATCAACGGTGAGGTAAAGGGCTTCTGTCAGTGAGGGAGGGAAACAAACCACACATGAGCCCACTTTGTGAGGAAATATTGGGTTTAATCTACAGTGATCTTTCTGTGAGATGTCATCAGCTTCCTGTATGAAGAGATAACCAGGCAGATTTCCATTCTGGCTTACAAACATGGTGTAGAAAGACTGATTTTATTAGCTGacatgtgactgtgtgtgtgggggtgtgtgtatgtgtgtgtaatgtgcaGTACCTTGGCTCTTTGGTTCTGGAACCAGACCTGCACAACCCGGACACTCAGACCAGTCTCTGCTGCCAAGGTCTCTCTTACCTTGGATTAAGATTGAGGACAGAAAGGAGAACAGGGGAAGGCAGAAAGGGAGGGTTTAAAGAAAAGTAGAATTGAAAGAGAAAGCAGTCATTTGAAGGTTATGAAACTGATATCATGTCGCCAATTTGCCTCAGAAAGTGAGTATAAGATTATAAGAACAGATTACATTTGAATTAgaattttttactttaagatACTTTAAGAACTGATCAAGGTCATTTATAGGTTATTCCTACACATACTCTCTAACAGCACATTTTTAGTATTTATATGAAATCTTATCAGGCTTCTGGGCTGACTTGAAATGAGACAGTTTGTTTGAAAATGACACACAATGGTTTTCATGTATTAATgtcataaaaacatctaaataacagaaagttttgGAGGTATTGCATGATCATTTTAAAGGCAGACATATTTCAAAAATAGAAATAGTTTGTACAAGTTGGTATAGTAAGaatgcagacagaaaacatctctatGCAAAGAGAGCATACAATAAATAACCAGTTTCATACTGTATGTGAGATAAAAGCTgtgatgtagaaaaaaaagaatttagcTGTTTGTATCCACTCACTACATGACAATACAGTCAGTCTCTACCTTTCGGCATGGTTTAGATGAGACCTCAAAGGATGCTTTAAATGTGCGCCTTTGCTGAGTGGTCAGAATTGTGCGAGGTCTCTTGGGACGTTTGATCTCCAGATCATCTGTTCTTCCACGCCTGCCTGATGCCCTCCCAGaattctcctcttcctcttcatcatcatcactcttACCTAGCAAGTAAAAAATGGTTGAAAAAGCATCCGTCTCAAGACTAAGACAAATGCTTAGAAACATTTTTCCCACCACAGGaaaactcttttaaaaagctgaatgctAGTTATATCCTTagcttgtgtttttctgctAAAGTGACACAACAGTAAAATTTTGTTCTAATTCTGATCTGGACCAGCAGTCGACCATGTTTTGCAGACACATTGCTTTGCATCAGAGCTTAATCTGCTGGCCAAAACACTTTATGACTCTGCTTTATATGTGAATTTACACATCATGTGTCATGACTTTCTGTCACACACCACTAAAAAATAATCAAGATGCAAAGACATATTATAATCAATGTAACATGAGGAAAAAGCTCATACTTAAATGCATTTGTAACCAGATCAGTTGGATTTCAGTAAAACATTAATTCAAACTATCAGATGTAATAATGCACAACACAGTAAGTAAATAAAGCtctacataaagaaaaaaacatactgaCATGCTGCTAACTTAATTACACATAAATTTATGAATGATGTGTGATGTAACTTTAATATTCCTAAACTGATCTATTAAGAAGGAACTAAACACATAACATTATATTGATTTGATCATTTGTTATTGATGGCCAACAGGAATCTATGAAGTACCCTGCATTAAGACATTTTCCTCTTATTATACAACCCTGTTATCTGCTTGTGCAAACTTCTGCTGTTACAGTTGGCATCTTCTGTAGATAGTGCAGTTAGTGTAAGACCtcatacaaaaacacagaagtAACCTTTTGCAACTGTCAAAGAACACATTAATTATTAACAAATAGCAACATTAAAGCATACACAAACCTGTGTCAGAAGATGCAGGACTGGTCAGACACTGGTGGTAGTCCTCTCTAGCACATAATAACTGTCCCTCCCTGAGGACGCAACGGTCTCCAGTCTGCAAGCGGCAGGAACAAACACTGCAGGTGAAGCAGCGTAGGTGGAACACAGCGTCCCCTGCACGCATCACCAGCTCCGCAGGTGAGATGGCTTCTGCACAGCCCCTACAACGCACTGCGAATAAACTGGAGGGAAGGATGGGTACAAAAAGATTTTGTGAGAACTTAGTAAATAACTGAATGAtgcttttgtttgatttaaattatTGAGGACCGCTTACACCTTTGTCAAACTggacttcagaaaaaaaaaatttctgtaGACATAGGGAATGTTGCTGAGTCGAGCTGTCACTCAAAACAAGTGCCAGCCTGACTTCtcccctttcctcctcctcctcctccagcccaGACCACTCAGGCGCATACCCTTAGCATGTCGGTGTGTATTTTAGCGCCTGGCAACCAGGACTGGTGGGCTTAGTCCCAGAGACTGTTGCCGTGGCTCCGGCTGCCGTGTCCGAGGCCGCGCTCCTGGGGACGCAAGAGAAAGGCTCTCGGCAGGCCATGGCTCCAGGCAGAGGGGGGGAATCAGATCTCCTGGTGGGAGAGACTGAGCCACTGGGCCCAGGAATTATCCGTGGAATTATCCTTAAGTCTGCTTAACCAGAATTGCACAAAGACAGAGCCGGCCCCCAAGCAGCAGGACCATTGTCCACTGGCTGGCACCACTGCATTTTGGGTCTGTCACGCAGGATGATGCGTCATCATTCCTGAAGATGCTGTTTGCCTCCAGGCCTGACTGGGTCACCAGGACAGTCAGCACAGAAGCATGAGAAAGTGACAGCTTTTcctcttttgttgttttcaaaaaATACTTCTTACGATTACAGAAAAATTAGGATAATCCCTGCCGTGGCCGCCTATGTGAGTTTCATCTGAATAACAGAAATGCAGctaaaaatcagcattttttcatttataattctcatgatgtaattttattttctctgtgtttcagtTGCAAACTGATTAGTGGTAAAGTAAAGGTTATATACTTTTTTGAAGCATTTCACCATTCCCAAAATTTAATAATAGTTCACaaaaattagacaaaataattcaagatttaaaaaatgatgaagaaaaaagtaaCTTGCTTCAAATAAACCAAGAATTGCATTAGACTTCCTTTTGGATACagttaaaatgcaaattttgcacaatatttacaaacaaacaaagctcaAACTGAACATAAAGAAAACACCTCTGTGAAGAGATTCCTGTCAAGACGTGCAACATCCTAAAGCCAAACATTGCAGAGACCTCTTATTGTGGCTCTGAAGTCACTATGGAAACGGTAAAGCCCATTCCCAGAATCTCACGAGGGCCAGTCGGACAGCTTGACCCATCAGAGTTGTCTGCCCCACAGCCTCAGCGGTATGTGCTCCAATATGGCCAACATACCGGCAGTGGTATGCACATTCCTGTGGCAACACAAGATGCATCAACCAAATATTTCAAAGAAAGTGTGGCTGAAGATATACTCCAAATGTTTCTCTGTGATACCGCAAAGTGCTTTATTTGATATCTTAAAGTGAAGTTAATGCTATATGTCAGCTGAGAGCAAACTATAGGCATTAGTGTTTTGAGATAATTTGTGTTTCGAGAACTGCTGTTCCATTATACTCGCTGTTCAGTTCGCCTTATTAGCCCCAGTTCTCCTAAGAGTCGTTAATGCAAAGGTAAGAGTACCTCCAATACTTATGGAGCAACTCaatgtgtttaatatttcagagttTCCGTTCACATCATTGGCTCAGCGGCTCTGCTACGAGAGCGGGAACACTCAGTCATGCTGGATTTAGACATGGCAATTAGCGACAGGATCATTGCAGAGAAATAAGTCAGCAAATCTCGCACTCCTTCACACTGACATGGTGAACTCTTAAGGTGGATGCACTAACAAGTTGAGTGTTTAGCAAAAAATGTTCACCCACACAAACCAACACTTTCCTTCACAGCCCTCCTCTCTCATTGTTCTTGCCCTGACTTCAGAGCTGACCTTTGGCAGTCAGGCAAACAGAACAGACTGCTGGTCTGGAGGACAAGCAGAGCAACAGATCCTGTTTCTGGATCAGGTTAACCTGGATCCTTTGCTGAACACACTCACCAACAGAGGCTGCATATCAAATACACATCTTGGGGTCAAATGCACCACTTGTCACCCCACTTATCTGACGGCCAATCTGCTGTCCAGTCCACCTATCCACTGAACCGTTTAGCCAATCTAAATCTACCGACAGTCCAACCAACCCTGAACATCACATTACCTGACAGTCATCTGGTTTATAAAATGATACTACAGTCTATTATATGTGGCTTATACAGGTCACACAAgtacagaaatgtttattttctttacatttatatatagcttctcaaactttttctgatTTTACAAGCCCAAAAAAGCGAACATATCCCTCAATCCCCCAATTTTGCATCAATCCTGTGAACAGATTTTACCCACATTAATGTCCTGGTTTGGTCAAATTCTGGATTTGGTGTttgcatggaaataaaaactacagGTAGGTCAGGTGCCTTAAAACAAAGTCATTcaagcatttttattatgtctgaacatttgtgttgttttctcctAATCTTCTTAGACATGTAGCAGAAAATTTACAATAACTTGAATAAGGTTGTTACAGCCACAGAATTCTAGTCTTAATTAAGGAGTAAGCTATTTACATCTTCTAAAAATCCCCAGGATACTCCAGAACAGTGGATACTAGTGTTTATGTAAGATCAGCAAATGAAAGAGGAAACTATTTCTCAGCACAGATCAGAGAAACTAAATAACATATTCAGTCATTTCAGTagatttctatttattattgaTTAACTTTAAAACGTATTTTTGATTAACTTGGCTACTAAACTTAGAGGAAAACTACATTCATTCAACCCTTCCAGTTATCGCTGAGGTGAGGTTAATTCACACCAATGATATATACTGACAATGATTCgaattcattcagttttgtcCATAAATGTAATTTGCCCTACAAAGAGTATAAAAATCCCTTAATTTTAAGGTTAATTTCTATCATTTTGAAGTCAAATagagataaataaaatcatacaacaaaaaaagaaatgtatcaTAACAGATTGTGACATGAAGctacaaaaaaggagaaaaaaataatttgaattcagttttcaacatttttctctaAAGTTTACATTGTAATGTCATCTTGTGGTTGATTAATATAAAGTGTGTTTACTGTATGTGTAATGTTTTGTCAGTACTGAAAATACTAAAGAAATTTCTCTAAGTTTTTCTACCTGCAGCGATTaacaagattattttattttatgatatttaGGTTcagtaattattataatttattgcctacaaatttaaataaataagtccaTAATATTAATTTATCAATATTACAAATTTCTCAaaacttttagatttttttttatttatttatttatagtaaaatgcccctgcaggttttaaataatgtttgtgGTCAGTTAAATTCAAATATTGGCTTTCATCAGTTTAACTCCATTTTTATTGACTTCATTCCATAAATTAACTGTGTCTACTTATTCTGGTATCAATGTATGCAACATTTCAACTAATAATATGATATAACGAGTAAACAAGAACAACATTAACTCCATTCTGTGTTAGAGCTCCTCAAACAAGCATCCAGCACTCAAAAGCTTTGATGGCTAAAAATGCTGGCATTGTTGTCTCATAGTTCATTCCAAACCCGGTGGTCTGGCTGGCACTCGACCACACAAGCAAAGGTAAAAACAAGGCATGAACCAGACAGACGGTACAGCGTGTGGTAAGAGACAAATGTTGTCACAGTATGGAATAATCACACAAGTTCTGCATCAAAAGAAGGGGGAGTGGGGGGGTTGGACATAGTTTGTTTGGTGAGAAAAATATCCTGGcacagatttaaaacaaaagtgatGCCAGTGTTTGGGGTGTCAGAACCCACCCAGACAGGACAGGGGGGGAAGggaagatgaagaaaatggGGAGGCTCAGAGGAGGAGCCTTGGCACCAGGCCTCCTGCTAATTGGTCAGGTCAGATATCTCACGGTTGGCTGGGCGTTGTCCCATTGCTCAACACAGGAGCTGCAGTGAGAAGAGCTTTCCAGATGCCACTGCACATAACACCAGGGCTCATGGAGCGCAATGTCCCCCAAAATAAGTTCACACCATCCACAATGTTGCTTTGGTTTCACCAGACCTTCTGACATATGGCTCTATTCTCCTAATTACCTCTCAGTCCTGCTCTTTGCTCC is a window encoding:
- the lmx1a gene encoding LIM homeobox transcription factor 1-alpha isoform X1; translation: MLIRPFAHFADVDRSAVCAGCHRLIRDRFLLRVNDGLWHEVCVRCAACGDALRTSCFLRDRKLYCKRDYADLFAVRCRGCAEAISPAELVMRAGDAVFHLRCFTCSVCSCRLQTGDRCVLREGQLLCAREDYHQCLTSPASSDTGKSDDDEEEEENSGRASGRRGRTDDLEIKRPKRPRTILTTQQRRTFKASFEVSSKPCRKVRETLAAETGLSVRVVQVWFQNQRAKMKKLARRQQQQQEQHQTQEQCEHPSLHTAPSRGSLTSEMKRLAQSHVHTQQQQMGLTTLEQQDWDTDPFRQGLTPPQMPGDHMHPYGFKGGNIYGSMDGDLLCHVADSDCLSLGDSSPLTPIDRLYSMQDSYFTS
- the lmx1a gene encoding LIM homeobox transcription factor 1-alpha isoform X2: MDIPAASLDVDRSAVCAGCHRLIRDRFLLRVNDGLWHEVCVRCAACGDALRTSCFLRDRKLYCKRDYADLFAVRCRGCAEAISPAELVMRAGDAVFHLRCFTCSVCSCRLQTGDRCVLREGQLLCAREDYHQCLTSPASSDTGKSDDDEEEEENSGRASGRRGRTDDLEIKRPKRPRTILTTQQRRTFKASFEVSSKPCRKVRETLAAETGLSVRVVQVWFQNQRAKMKKLARRQQQQQEQHQTQEQCEHPSLHTAPSRGSLTSEMKRLAQSHVHTQQQQMGLTTLEQQDWDTDPFRQGLTPPQMPGDHMHPYGFKGGNIYGSMDGDLLCHVADSDCLSLGDSSPLTPIDRLYSMQDSYFTS